Within the Nitrosococcus wardiae genome, the region GCTTTCTTGAAGCCAACGACGGTGGATAATGGCGCGGCTCCGAGGGTCCAGCGCTTCCAATGCCTGCTGCAGCCGTTGACCATAATAATGCTCTTGATCCAGCCGCTCCATTTGCCCGGCCGGATCGGTACTGGGATCAGAAAGATAGGCGATCGGCGCAGGGATATCATCTTCGCTATTTTCAGCGTTGGAGCTCTCAAAGGGAGTGTCTTGGCTGCTTAAGCGCGCTTCCATTTCCAAGACCTGCTCAGGGCTGACCCCTAGATCACGGGCAACCTCATCCACCTCTTTTCGATTTAGCCAACCCAAGCGCTTTTTAGCGCTCCGCAAATTAAAGAATAGTTTGCGCTGGGCTTTGGTGGTTGCTACTTTGACGATACGCCAGTTGCGAAGAATAAATTCATGAATTTCAGCCCGGATCCAATGCACAGCAAAAGACACCAGACGGACCCCTTGCTCTGGATCGAAACGTTTGACCGCCTTCATGAGGCCAATATTGCCCTCCTGGATTAAATCGGCTAGGGGAAGTCCATAACCACTGTATCCTCGAGCAATCCGGACCACGAAACGAAGATGAGAAAGCACCAGCTGCCGGGCTGCGTCTAGATCATGGTGATGTCTAAGCCGAAGGGCAAGATTGCGTTCCTGGTCTGCGCTTAGTATGGGAATACTATGGACAGTTTGACAGTAGGTATCCAGATCGCCCACAGCCACCGGCACCAAGAAGCCATTACTATTGCGTACAGTCAGTTCCATAAGTTCCCCTTCAGAAAAAAGCTCTTTTTATATTAGCACTCAAATAGTAAGAGTGCTAATTTTGAGTGTAAATTTATTGCAAAAGTTTCCTGCCCGTGGCGCACGTTGGCCTTTGAATACCGGCCACAGGGAACAAAAAATTAGACAAGCCTATTTGTGACTAGTTTGCGCTATTAAATTCGGCCACCGGAGGAAAATTTCAAAGGTTTAGGCTTCTTCATTCTGAAGCGATTTCTTCCTCCCCCTCTTCCGCGGAGGTGGGGGTAAGTAAGGCCGCCACGAATTCCTCCGCGTCGAAAGGACGGAGATCGTCGATTCCTTCACCGACGCCGATAAAGCGGATAGGGAGCGCCATCTTCTTAGCAATGGCGAAAATGACCCCCCCTTTAGCGGTGCCATCCAACTTGGTGAGGGTAATCCCCGTAAGACCCACGGCTTCATGGAACTGCTTAGCCTGATTGAGGGCATTCTGGCCCGTTCCGGCATCCACGGTCAGCATTATTTCATGGGGAGCCTGGGGATCTACTTTCCCCATGACCCGTTTAACTTTTTTGAGTTCTTCCATGAGATTGGCCTGGGTATGCAGGCGGCCTGCAGTATCCGCAACCAGGACATCGATTCCTCGCGCCTGGGCCGATTGTAGGGCATCAAAAATCACCGAGGCAGAATCAGCCCCGCTGCGCTGGGCAATTACAGGCACCTGGTTACGCTCGCCCCAGGCTTGAAGCTGTTCCACCGCGGCGGCGCGGAAGGTATCGCCTGCAGCTAGCATGACCGAGCGGCCTTCCGCCTGGAATTTTTTGGCCAGTTTACCGATCGTGGTGGTTTTGCCAACTCCATTGACGCCCACCATGAGAATTACGAAGGGTTTGGTGCCCTCGGGAATCACCAGGGGGTGGCTAGAGGGCAGCAGCAGCTCTTGCATATTCTCCCTTAAGGCTACCATTAAGGCTGCTGGGTCTTTGAGTTGTTTGCGGGAGACTCGCACGGTGAGATTATCAATAATGGATTGGGTGGCTTCTACCCCCACATCGGCAACAAGCAATTGGGTTTCAATCTCTTCCAGTAACTCATCGTCAATGTTTTTTTTGCCCAGCATCAAGTCGGCGATACCGCCAGTCAAGTTGCCGCGGGTGCGACCGAGGCGATTGCGCAGGCGTTTGAACAACCGCCGCTTTTTCACGGTTTCCGTGCCCCCATTAGCTTTTTCCGGGGTTTCAGCCGTCTCAGGGGCAGGGGTCACCATTTCTGGATCCGGTGCTGGGTTCTTTCCCTTTCGCTTAAAGAAACTTACCATGGTTGCTACGACTCATTAGGTAATAGTGACTAAATATCCTATCATTATTGCCATTTTGATTAAGAGTAAGAAGGAAAACGATGACGCCATTCATACGCTTGTTAGGGATCTTTCTGGTCTTGGTGCTGCCGCTGGCGGCTGTGGCCAAAGTGCATGAATTTACCCTGGAGAATGGGTTAAAGCTCCTGGTTAAGGAAGACCCTCGCGCACCCGTGATGGTTTCCCAAGTGTGGTACAAGGTAGGCTCTAGCTATGAGCACAGTGGGATCACCGGCATTTCTCATATGCTGGAGCATATGATGTTTAAGGGTACCAAAACCTTGGAGCCTAACCAATTTTCGCAAATTATTTCTGCTAACGGCGGCGAGGAGAATGCCTTTACGGGCCGCGATTACACGGCCTATTTTGAGCAAATGGCCAATGACCGAGTGGAAGTGAGCTTCCGCTTGGAGGCTGATCGCATGCGCAATCTGGTGCTCGATCCTGAAGAGTTACGCAAGGAAAAGCAGGTGGTGATGGAGGAGCGGCGCATGCGCACGGAAGACAACCCCAATGCCTTGACCTACGAGCGCTTTAACGCCACGGCCTTTCTGAGTAGTCCTTATCACCATCCCGTCATTGGCTGGATGAGTGATATCCAACATTATGGGCTAAAGGATTTGCAGGCCTGGTATCAGCAGTGGTACGCCCCTAACAATGCCACGGTCGTCGTGGTGGGCGATGTGGACCCAGAGGCCATCCATGCTTTGGCCAAAAAATATTTCGGTCCCCTGGAGCCGGAGACGATCACTCCGCCGAAACCCCAGCAGGAGGTTCCCCAGAATGGCCGTCGGGAGATCTTCGTAAAGACCCCTGCCGAGCTGCCTTATCTGCTGCTAGGTTGGAAAGTCCCCGTCGTTAAGACTGCTGAAGAGGATTGGGAAGCCTACGCCCTGGAAGTATTGGCAGGAATCCTGGATGGGGGGCGCAGTTCCCGTTTCTCCAAGGAATTGATCCGGGGTAGTCAAATCGCCACTAGCGTAGGGGTTAGCTACGATCTTTATGCCCGTGCCCAGGACCAGTTCGTGATGGCTGGGGTCCCGGCCCAGGGGCATAGCATTGCCGAGTTGGAGGAGGCTTTGGGGGCTCAGATCCAGCGCCTGCAAAAAGAGTTAGTAAGCAAAGAGGAACTGGAGCGAATTAAAAATCAAGTCGTGGCTCATAAGGTCTTTGAGCAGGATTCCATGTTTTTCCAGGCCATGCAGTTGGGTTTATTGGAGACTGTAGGTTTAGATTGGCGGCTGGCCGATGCCTATGTGGATAGGGTGCGGGCCATCACTGCTAAGCAAGTTCAAGCGGTTGCCCAAAAATATCTGCTGGAGAGCAATTTGACCCGGGCGGAATTGATTCCTTTGCCTATTCAGCCGGGAGAAAAATCGCCCCCAACTCAGCCTACAGAGGGAGGCCGCCATGTTTCGTAATCTGCTTGTTTTAATTCTATGGGGTATCGCGGGAACGGTTTTGGCGGCCCCTGATATTCAGCACTGGGCTACGGCAAACGGGGCGCGGGTCTATTTTATCCAGGCCAAGGAGCTGCCCATGGTGGATGTCCAGGTGGTCTTTGATGCCGGTGCGGCTCGGGATGGGGATCAACCAGGATTGGCCCGATTGAGCAACGCTTTATTGCCGGAGGGTGCCGGTGACCTGGATGCCGATGCTATCGCCGAGCGTTTCGATAGCTTGGGTGCCCAATTTGGCACCCAGGCCGAGCGGGACATGGCGGTAGTGAGTCTACGCAGCCTGACTCAGCCTGAAATTTTGCAGCCGGCATTGGAAACCATGGCCTTGGTTTTGGCCAAGCCTACCATGCCGACAGTCGCTTTTGAGCGAGAGCGCAAACGCATGGAGGCTGCCTTACAAAGGCAGTTGCAGTCGCCGAGCAGTCTTGCCAGCCGAGCCTTTTACCGCCACCTTTACGGGGATTATCCTTATGCTCATCTGCCTTCTGGGACCGAGGAAGGGCTGGCCAGTCTGAGCCGGGATGACGCCTTAGCTTTTCATCAGCGCCACTATGTGGGTAGCAATGCGGTAGTGGCCATTGTGGGCGCCCTGGACCGTACTCAGGCCGAACAGGTAGCGGAGCAGGTGATAGGTGATTTGCCCGCCGGAAAGCCGGCGCCAACTCTCCCTCCTGTACCTAGAATCAAAGAATCGAGTAGGGAGGTCATGACTTATCCTTCCACCCAGACCACGGTCATCCTGGGTACGATAGGTCTGCGCCGTGGCGATCCTGATTATTTCCCCTTATATGTGGGGAACCATGTATTGGGTGGCAGCGGCCTGGTATCACGGATCAGCGTAGAACTACGGGAAAAGCGGGGCCTGACCTATAGCGCCTATAGCTATTTTAGCCCCATGCGTCGCCGGGGTCCCTATATTTTGGCGTTACAGACCCGCAATGAGCAGGCGGAAGAAGCATTGCAGGTGCTGCGCAACACCTTGAAAGGCTTTATGGCCACCGGACCCAGTGAGGAGGAACTCCAGCTTGCCAAGCAAAATATTACGGGGGGGTTCCCACTGCGAATCGACAGTAATGGGGAAAAGGCCCAGTATCTTGCCATGATCGGCTTCTATCGATTGCCGCTGGATTATTTGGAAACCTTTACTTCCCAGGTGGAAGCGGTCACGGGGGCCCAGATCCGGGAGGCCTTTCAGAAAAGAGTCAATCTAGACAAGATGGTCACGGTCATGGTGGGCGGTGCCGCCGAAGAGTAGATCCGGAGTCTCCCGAGCCCGAGGCCAAGTTCGGATTATTGGTGGTCTCTGGCGCGGTCGGAAACTCATCTTTTCCGCTCGCCCAGGGCTGCGTCCTACCCCCGATCGGGTTCGGGAGACCTTATTTAATTGGCTTCAGCCGGTAATTAGGGGGGCTCGCTGTTTGGATCTATTTGCAGGTAGTGGTGCCCTAGGTTTGGAGGCCAGTTCCCGGGGAGCGGCGCAAGTGGTCATGGTGGAGAAAGATCCGCGGGTCTATCGGGAAATTTGTGCTCAGGTGGCGCGACTTGCTGCTAAGGGGATAGAAGTGGTCGCCAGTGACGCCTTGGCTTATCTCTGTAGTCCTGCTCAAAGTTTTGATATTGCTTTTTTAGATCCTCCCTTTGAGAGTGGGTTATTAGGACCCTGCTGCGAGCACTTGGAACGCGGCGGTTGGCTGACCCTTGGTGCCTACATTTATCTGGAGGCCCGAGGGCGGGGGGGAGTACCACCTTTGCCTGCTAGCTGGAAGTTGGTGCACAGCAAACAGGCCGGGGAAGTGGGGTATTATTTGGCTCGCCGAAGTTAAACTCAGCTGATTCAAGAACGCTAAACTATGCCAAATATTACTGCTGTTTATCCAGGGACCTTTGACCCTATTACCCGAGGTCATAGTGATTTGGTGGCGCGCGCGGCCCCCCTATTTGAGCGGATTATTGTGGCCGTTGCCGCTAGTCCCGTGAAAGCACCCTGTTTTTCATTAGCAGAGCGGGTATCTCTGGCGGAAGAGGTTTTAGCGGCTCACCCTAATGTGGAAGTGCGAGGCTTTGATATCTTGTTGGCAGATTTTGCTCGCGATTGTGGTGCCCGCGTGTTGCTGCGAGGGTTGCGGGCAGTATCCGACTTTGAGTACGAATTTCAATTAGCCAGCATGAATCGCCACCTAGTACCGGAGGTAGAAACATTGTTTCTGACCCCTGCCGAACAATATGCCTTTATTTCGGCTAGTCTAGTGCGGGAGGTCGCCGCGTTAGGAGGCGATGTATCGCCTTTTGTGCATCCTAGCGTGCTGGCTGCGCTGACTGAAAAATTAAGCTAGAATATTTATAATTGAGTATTTTAGTCAGGAATAAGCTATGGCTTTATTGATTACCGACGAGTGCATCAATTGCGATGTCTGCGAGCCCGAGTGCCCTAATGGAGCGATTTCGCAAGGAGAGGAGATTTATGTCATTGAACCGAAGCTCTGTACGGAGTGTGTCGGGCATTTTGAGACTCCCCAATGCGTCGAGGTTTGTCCAGTGGAATGTATTATTTCTGACCCTGACCGTAAAGAAACTCAACAGGAGCTAGAGGGCAAGTATAAAGCACTTATGGCCCTATCGGAGTAACTTAAAGTCTTTCTGATAGCTGAACTTTTTTGCAATAAGTACCTATGAATAAAATATGAGGTGTTTTAGGAGCGAGCCGGAGGTGGTTCCGCAAATCCGTTTTTCCTCCCTGAAAAAAGGGTTTGTGGGGACTTCCCTGTCCCCTGGCTCCACGCCACCGGCTCGCTCCAGGAATACTGCAAAACTTTTACTGAGATACTTATACGGTTAGCCTGGATAGATCATTTAAACTCACCACAGAAGCACGAAGAACGCAAAGAACTCAAAAACTTAAATAGGTTTAGATAACCTCAATTTCTCTCAACTGACTGAGCTTCCCTCACCTTTGTGTCTTGGTGGTGAAAAATCCAGGTTAATTCTATTCGCGTTTATTGGCGTGCATTCGTGGCTAAAAGCCGAATCGAGATTTAATCGTCTGCTAGCTGGTCGATGGCCTCCCTATCTTCTGTCTCCAGTTGAACCTTGACCGCTCCCATACTGCTTTGCACGCTGGCGATCTTGCTAGCTCCGGGGATAGGCAGGACATGCTCTCCTTTTTGTAATAGCCAAGCCAGCGTAATTTGATAGGGTGAGGCCTGGTATTTTTCACTAAGAGCTTGAAATAAAGGTTGGGTAGCTAAACGCTCGTGGTGACGCCGCCCTCCGACAGGGCTATAAGGAATATAGCTGATGCCTCGGTTTTGGCACAGATCCACCAGTCCACTCTGGAAATCCTGCTTGTGGAAAGGGTGACAGCGATTTTGTACTGCGGCAATGGGAACTTGACTCAAAGCCAGTTCCAATTGCCGGGAATCAATATTGGAGAGCCCTAAGTGCCGGATTTTGCCTTCCTCCTTGAGCCGGATCAACATCCCCAGGGACTCCTCAAAGGGGATGTTGGGATCAGGCGCATGGAGATAATAGAGGTCGATAATTTCGCAGTGGAGATCTTGCAAGCTTTGTTCGCAGGAAGTGCGTAGCCATTCAGGATGGGCATCAACGACCCATTCTCCGCGAGGGCGCCGGAGGCCTCCCTTGGTGGCAACCAATACTTCATTACGCACCCCAAGTGGGGTCAGGGTGGAATGGATAAGGCGCTCGTTATGACCTAGTTCTCCATCATCAAGACAGTAGACATTCGCGGTATCGATAAAATTGCCACCGTTTTCCACAAATGCTCGAATGACCTCCATGGCGTTCTTTTTCTCCGGCCGCCCGGCAATGGAAAGAGGCATGGCTCCAAGGCCGATGGCATAAAGTTGATAGCCTGTCCCGTCAAGCTCTCTTTTCATGAAAATCTCCCTAGATGGAAAGCGTTAGGTTTACCGGAAATATAGACACTTGAGTTTTCCATGGTATGGTGGATAGCTCTTAGCCTTATATCACTTGTTTAATATTCTAACGTGCTTTTACAGATAACCATGACAATCTTCCTCCGTATCGCAGTTCTTGCTTTTCTGGTTGTGGGGAGTGGTTTAGCTGTTGCCCAGAACCCCCCCCCTGCAGCGGCTATCGCCAGTGCCCATCCCCTCGCTACTAGTGCAGGGCATGGGGTGCTGGAGGCGGGGGGGAATGCGTTTGATGCGGCCGTGGCAGTAAGCGCAGCCCTGGCGGTGGTAGAACCTTATAGCTCCGGGCTGGGAGGGGGAGGATTCTGGCTGCTCCATCGTGCCGAGGATAATGTCGAAATCATGATTGACGGCCGAGAACGGGCTCCCCTTGCAGCCACTTCTCAAATGTATCTTGATGAAACAGGTAAATTGATTGACCGGGCCTCTATCGATGGGCCATTAGCAGCAGCAATCCCTGGTCTACCAGCAGCACTGGCCTATCTGTCAGAGCATTATGGCCGTTTATCCCTTGCCAAAACTCTAGCCCCTGCCATTGGCTATGCCAACGAGGGTTTTGAGGTAGATGAGCCTTACCGCCGCCAGGTGACCTTTCGGCTTCCTGTGCTTAGGCGCTGGCCCGCTGCCAGTCGGGTATTTTTGAGTAATGGAAAAGTGCCCATGCTAGGGGAGCGGATTAAACAACCTGCCTTGGCGGCTACCCTAGAAGCTCTGGCTGCACAGGGGGCGGCAGGTTTTTACCAAGGATCGGTGGCAGAAGCCTTAGTCGATGGTGTGAGAGCCGCTGGGGGTATTTGGCGCTTGGAAGATTTAGCCCAATATCAGGTCGTGGAGAGGGAACCGGTGCGGGGTAAGTACCGGGGGTTCAACATTATTTCTGCAAGTCCTCCTTCTTCTGGGGGCGTCGCTTTGCTGACCATGTTAAATATCCTCGCCCAGGAGGATCTCTCCACCTTCTCAGAGACGACTCGTGCCCATTTCATTATCGAAGCCATGCGCCGCGCTTACCGGGATCGGGCCCGGTACTTAGGGGACCCAGATTTTGTAGATATTCCAGTGGAAAAGTTAATCCATCCTTATTATGGCGCCGGATTGCGGGCCGGCATCCGCCTCGACCGGGTAACTCCCAGCGCCCATCTCCCCGGTATTGGAAACCAGGAATCCGGACGACATACCACGCATTTTTCTATTATGGATCGGGAGGGGAATTGGGTTGCCGCCACCTTGAGTATCAACTATCCTTTTGGTTCCGGTTTCATGCCTCCTGGTACGGGGGTCTTACTCAACGATGAGATGGACGACTTTGCGGCTGCCCCCGGCGTACCCAATGTCTATGGCCTGATTGGCAATCAAGCCAATGCTATTGCCCCTGGGAAAAGACCTTTATCTAGCATGACCCCTACCTTCGTGGAGGACGAACGCGGCGTATTGGTATTGGGAACGCCTGGGGGCAGCCGTATTATCACCATGGTGTTGCTTGGCATTCTGAACCATGTGGAGGGGAGAGATTTAACCCACTTAGTATCGCAACCCCGTTTTCACCACCAATATTTCCCCGATGAGGTGCAATATGAACCCCAAGCCTTTGATAAAGCCCAGATTCGACGCTTGCAGGCTTTGGGACATCGCCTGACACCCTATGAGCGACGGTGGGGGAATATGCAAGCCCTGTTTTGGGATCGGCTTCGGAACCGGGTTGAGGCAGCCAGTGATCCCAGGGGAGTGGGGCAGGCGGTCGTTCGTTAAGAGCCGGAAATAGATGCTGATTCAAGGGTATCCATCGCTGCTTGTTAATTTTCTTATAAATAAAATACTTAGCCGCGAATTAACGCCTATGAACGCAAATATTTCAATAGCTTAAAGACAGACAAGCGTTGAGCCGCCAGAAAATAATTCAAGGTAATTTTTTATAAGCGGTTATTCGCGTGCATTATTGTAAAAAGGAAGTTTACTCGCCTGGCGGTAAATTCCCTGCTCGGTGATATAGGCACTGATCAAATTTGGGGGCGTAATATCAAAATAAATATTGCGCAGGGTTATTCCGGGCGGGGATTCAAGGGCCAATTCTTCCGGTGCTTTTTCCTCTAACTGAGCCTGGGTCGGCGAAGCAGATACCCGCTTAAAGGTTTCGCTGGCCACATAAAAAGGAATATTTTGGTGGCGGGCGGCCAAAGCGAGCAGCAAGGTACCGGCTTTGTTGATCACGGAGCCGTCCTTGAGCAGGGTGTCTGCGCCCACCACAACCCCCTTGGCCTTTCCTACAAAGAGCCCCATCTGGGCGTCGGTAATCAAGGTAGTAGCAATTCCCCATTCGGACAGCTTTCTGGCTAGTCTACAGCCTTCCAGGAGCGGCCGAGATTCGGTAATAATGGCGTCCACCCCTTGATCTTTCAATAGCTTAAAAGAAGCCACCACCGTAGAGCTGAGGCTGTGGGTCATCACCGTCGCGCCCCTACCCACCAGCGCTGCTGTTTGCCGGGCGATGGCCGTGACCGCCTGCTGGGATTGATCCTGTAATTGCTGGGCAAGGGCCACTATTTTTGGACGCAGGCTGACCACCTCTTCCTGGGGGAAACGAGAGAGGAGGGATTGCCAGCGCCCCACTAGATTTTGGACGGGGGCGATACTGGGTCGGATTTGCCGGAACTGGTCTGCAAGGAGATTTAATTCGGCGATAAGGTCGCCACAGGTTGTGGCCGGGCTGGTTTGTGCTCGTTCAGCCAGCAAGGCGAGACTGCGCCGGGCCAATTCGCTGGCCCCATGTTCCCGATCCTCGGCAAGGATTTTTATCTCATCTTTCATAGTGGATAGACTTGAGCAAGGGCAGGAACGGTGGAATAATCGGATAATGCTGAGAGGGCTACCCAGCATAACCTGGTGTTTTCCCAATTTAGACGGATGGTCTCGGGATGCTCAACCAGGAACAGGAAAGGGTGAACTTTCCACAGTACCGGCGAATCAGGGTCATCCACAGAGAGTGGCGGGCCACTCTTGAGCAGGGTAACGTCTGCTCCCTTTAGTCCAGTTTCTTCTTGGATCTCACGGAGAGCCTGCGCTAGGGGGGTGGGATCTTCTAAATAGCCGCTAATCCCTGACCAGCGTCCCTGATAGCTGCCCACTCGTTGGCTGCGGCGAACCAACAATATCTTGCCTTGATGTTCCAGAAAAACAGTGACAACTTGGCGGATGGGTTTGGGAGTAGGTGGTTTCATCGCCCTGCTGGATTAGTCCGGATAATCCATGAACAATTCGGGTTAGCCGGTGTTGCGCATCCCTGCGGCAATAGCATTGATAGAACGCAGCAAGGGATCAAGCCAAGCTTGGCGTTCTACGGGGGTGAGCATGGGGTCACGGGTGCGCTTGAGGAGAGTAAGTTGGATATGGTTGAGGGGGTCCAGGTACGGATCCCGACGCCTCAGGGACAAGGCCAAGGAGGGGTTTTCCTCCAGCAGCGTGTGAGCTCCCACAATATGGAGTACTTGCGTCACTGTGCGCTGATATTCGGCACTGAGCATGGCAAAGATCCGCTCTCCCGTTTCAGGATCGAGACACAAATCGGCGTATTGTTGGGCGATGCGCAGCTCGGCCTTAGCCAAAGACATTTGGATATTGCTCAGCATGGCCCGAAAATAGGGCCAGTTTTGGTACATGGCCTGGAGTTTTGCGAGGCGATCGGGAGCGCCGGCCCGCCATTGCTCCAAGGCGCTGCCGATACCGTACCAAGCAGGGAAAGTATGGCGGGCTTGGGCCCAACCAAAGACCCAGGCAATGGCCCGTACTGAGGCCTTGGAGCGATCACCCTTTTTCCGGTGGGAGGGCCGGGAGCCAATGTTCAAAAGCCCAATTTCATTGACGGGAGTGGCTTCGTAGAAATAATCTTGGAAACCAGGGGTTTCTTCTGTTAGTGCCCGGTAGGCTCGCTCGCCAGCTTCGGCTAAAAAATCCATGACCCCGAGATAGTCGCGCTTTTCCTCTTGGGGGGGCTGGACGAGGCAAGCGCTTGCCTTAATCAAGCCGCTTATTCCCATGTCTAGCTCATAAATGGCAGTCTCGGTGTTGCTGTACCGAGAGGAGAGAACTTCGCCTTGCTCCGTGAATTTGATTTGACCGTGGACCGTACCTCGAGGTTGGGACAGGATAGCGTCGAAGGTGGGACCGCCACCACGGCCAATGGTCCCCCCCCGGCCATGGAAGATGCGGCAATCTACATCCCGGTCGCTCGTCAGGACAGTAACCTTATTTTGTGCTTCATATAGTTTCCAGGAGGAGGCCAGAATTCCCCCATCCTTACAAGAATCTGAGTAGCCAATCATAACCTCTTGCTGGTTACCAGAGGCCTGGAGTAGGGCTTGATAACTGGGATCATCGAGCAAGGCAGTCATTACAGGCTCGATATGTTCCAAATCCTCGATAGTTTCAAACAAGGGGGAGATCTGTAGGTCGCAATGCCATTGACCCTGCTGGTGTTTAGCCAAGCCGGCAAGATGACCTAGGAACATGACCTCTAGGACATGACTGGCGGCATGGGTCATGGAAATCACGTAGGCACCAAAGACCCGGGGGCTGACCTCCCGGCGCATTTGGGCCATGACATCAAACACTTCAAGGGTTTCGCGAGTAGGGGGAGTCAGTTGTTCCCGGTCAATGGGGACTCCTTCTTCACGGGCGAGCTGTTCGGAAAGCAGCTGTTGACGTTCGATCTCCGAAAGATCAAGGTAGGTGGGGTGGAGCCCTGCCTGCTTTACTAATTCAGCAACTGCTTCCGTATGAGAGCGGGATTCCTGGCGAACATCTAGTTTAAGGAGGTAAAAACCAAAGCTTTCTACCAGGCGAATCAGATCTTGCAGTTCCCCTGCTGCAATATTGCCATCACCATGGCTGATAAGGCTGTCACGAAGGAGGTAAAGATCTTGAAGGAATTGATCCTCAGAGGGATACCCCACACCACTGGGGGGGCTGAGCCCGCTCTCTGGCTTAAGATGTAGTTCCACTGCCCGTAAATTATCTAGCAGGCGGTAGTGCATTAGGTAGAGCTTGCGCCGGTAAGGTTCGTGACTAAAGCGAGTAGGATTGCCAAGGAAGGTCTCAGGGCAGTCACTAAGATCCCGATTAATACTGTCTATCAGGGCTGTGGAGGGTTGGATGAGGGGAATGGAGTGAGTCAGGATGCGCGTCAATTCCGAAATGCGCTCGAGGTAATGCTGCAATGCCATCCGCATTTGCAAGCGCACTGCCATGGCAGTGGTCTCCGGTTTGACATTGGGATTGCCGTCTCGATCTCCTCCAATCCAGGATCCAAAGTGCAAAAAGCTGGGGACTCGGATCCTTGTATTCTCGGAGAGATCATCCCCATAGACTTTATCAATGGCTTCTTCCAGTTGGCGATAGGTTTCGGGGACTGCTTGGAATAAGCTGACTTTAAAGTAAAACAGGCCATTAATGATTTCGTCTCGAACCTGGGGTCGGTGAGCCCGTACTTCATCAGTTTTCCAGAGGACTTGAATCTGTCGTTCTAGCTGACGGTGCAGCGCTTCTTCCTCGCGCTGGCTCAGTCGAGCCTCGTCCAAAAGTTTGTTGGTGAGAAAGATCTTGCGGAGGTGTTCCATTACTGTGCGCCGCTTGGCCTCAGTAGGATGGGCAGTAATAACAGGAATATAAGCCAGACTATCTAGCAGAATTTGAAGTTGCTCAGGTCCGACTCCAGCATTTCGTACCTCCTGTAGGGTTTCCTCAAATGAACCCCGCCAAAGAGGTCCCCCCGCATCAATACGGCGTTGCCGCTGGCGGTGTTGGTAAGCCTCCTCGGCAATGTTTGCGAGACTGAAGTA harbors:
- the rpoH gene encoding RNA polymerase sigma factor RpoH, with amino-acid sequence MELTVRNSNGFLVPVAVGDLDTYCQTVHSIPILSADQERNLALRLRHHHDLDAARQLVLSHLRFVVRIARGYSGYGLPLADLIQEGNIGLMKAVKRFDPEQGVRLVSFAVHWIRAEIHEFILRNWRIVKVATTKAQRKLFFNLRSAKKRLGWLNRKEVDEVARDLGVSPEQVLEMEARLSSQDTPFESSNAENSEDDIPAPIAYLSDPSTDPAGQMERLDQEHYYGQRLQQALEALDPRSRAIIHRRWLQESKSTLHELAAEYQISAERIRQLENNAIKKLRSMLND
- the ftsY gene encoding signal recognition particle-docking protein FtsY; translated protein: MVSFFKRKGKNPAPDPEMVTPAPETAETPEKANGGTETVKKRRLFKRLRNRLGRTRGNLTGGIADLMLGKKNIDDELLEEIETQLLVADVGVEATQSIIDNLTVRVSRKQLKDPAALMVALRENMQELLLPSSHPLVIPEGTKPFVILMVGVNGVGKTTTIGKLAKKFQAEGRSVMLAAGDTFRAAAVEQLQAWGERNQVPVIAQRSGADSASVIFDALQSAQARGIDVLVADTAGRLHTQANLMEELKKVKRVMGKVDPQAPHEIMLTVDAGTGQNALNQAKQFHEAVGLTGITLTKLDGTAKGGVIFAIAKKMALPIRFIGVGEGIDDLRPFDAEEFVAALLTPTSAEEGEEEIASE
- a CDS encoding M16 family metallopeptidase, translating into MTPFIRLLGIFLVLVLPLAAVAKVHEFTLENGLKLLVKEDPRAPVMVSQVWYKVGSSYEHSGITGISHMLEHMMFKGTKTLEPNQFSQIISANGGEENAFTGRDYTAYFEQMANDRVEVSFRLEADRMRNLVLDPEELRKEKQVVMEERRMRTEDNPNALTYERFNATAFLSSPYHHPVIGWMSDIQHYGLKDLQAWYQQWYAPNNATVVVVGDVDPEAIHALAKKYFGPLEPETITPPKPQQEVPQNGRREIFVKTPAELPYLLLGWKVPVVKTAEEDWEAYALEVLAGILDGGRSSRFSKELIRGSQIATSVGVSYDLYARAQDQFVMAGVPAQGHSIAELEEALGAQIQRLQKELVSKEELERIKNQVVAHKVFEQDSMFFQAMQLGLLETVGLDWRLADAYVDRVRAITAKQVQAVAQKYLLESNLTRAELIPLPIQPGEKSPPTQPTEGGRHVS
- a CDS encoding M16 family metallopeptidase, with product MFRNLLVLILWGIAGTVLAAPDIQHWATANGARVYFIQAKELPMVDVQVVFDAGAARDGDQPGLARLSNALLPEGAGDLDADAIAERFDSLGAQFGTQAERDMAVVSLRSLTQPEILQPALETMALVLAKPTMPTVAFERERKRMEAALQRQLQSPSSLASRAFYRHLYGDYPYAHLPSGTEEGLASLSRDDALAFHQRHYVGSNAVVAIVGALDRTQAEQVAEQVIGDLPAGKPAPTLPPVPRIKESSREVMTYPSTQTTVILGTIGLRRGDPDYFPLYVGNHVLGGSGLVSRISVELREKRGLTYSAYSYFSPMRRRGPYILALQTRNEQAEEALQVLRNTLKGFMATGPSEEELQLAKQNITGGFPLRIDSNGEKAQYLAMIGFYRLPLDYLETFTSQVEAVTGAQIREAFQKRVNLDKMVTVMVGGAAEE
- the rsmD gene encoding 16S rRNA (guanine(966)-N(2))-methyltransferase RsmD yields the protein MPPKSRSGVSRARGQVRIIGGLWRGRKLIFSARPGLRPTPDRVRETLFNWLQPVIRGARCLDLFAGSGALGLEASSRGAAQVVMVEKDPRVYREICAQVARLAAKGIEVVASDALAYLCSPAQSFDIAFLDPPFESGLLGPCCEHLERGGWLTLGAYIYLEARGRGGVPPLPASWKLVHSKQAGEVGYYLARRS
- the coaD gene encoding pantetheine-phosphate adenylyltransferase, which translates into the protein MPNITAVYPGTFDPITRGHSDLVARAAPLFERIIVAVAASPVKAPCFSLAERVSLAEEVLAAHPNVEVRGFDILLADFARDCGARVLLRGLRAVSDFEYEFQLASMNRHLVPEVETLFLTPAEQYAFISASLVREVAALGGDVSPFVHPSVLAALTEKLS
- a CDS encoding YfhL family 4Fe-4S dicluster ferredoxin — encoded protein: MALLITDECINCDVCEPECPNGAISQGEEIYVIEPKLCTECVGHFETPQCVEVCPVECIISDPDRKETQQELEGKYKALMALSE
- a CDS encoding aldo/keto reductase, with the protein product MKRELDGTGYQLYAIGLGAMPLSIAGRPEKKNAMEVIRAFVENGGNFIDTANVYCLDDGELGHNERLIHSTLTPLGVRNEVLVATKGGLRRPRGEWVVDAHPEWLRTSCEQSLQDLHCEIIDLYYLHAPDPNIPFEESLGMLIRLKEEGKIRHLGLSNIDSRQLELALSQVPIAAVQNRCHPFHKQDFQSGLVDLCQNRGISYIPYSPVGGRRHHERLATQPLFQALSEKYQASPYQITLAWLLQKGEHVLPIPGASKIASVQSSMGAVKVQLETEDREAIDQLADD